Part of the Desulfovibrio desulfuricans genome, AGCAGTCTCCATCAGTAACGATGACGTGATCCAGAAAGCGCAGCCCCATGCGGGGCGCCAGTCTTTGCAGTTCTTCTGTCAGCAGGCGGTCTTCCTGCGAAGGCCCCGGGTTGCCGCCGGGGTGGTTGTGCACCAAGATTATGCCGCTTGCCTTACGGAGCAGGGCCGCTTCAAGAACGTCCCTTGGGTAGATTGAAACTTCTGCAATGCCGCCCCTGCGCAGGCGCTCCCAGGCCATAAGGCGGTTGCGCCTGTCTACCAGCGCCAGCCAGCATTCTTCGTGAGGGCTTGTGCCAAGCCGGGCCTGCGCCATGCGGGCTACGGCCTCGGGTGTTGCCAGAACTTCCTTTTGCCGCAGCTCTGCCGCTGCGTAGCGCGCCCGCGTTTCGCCCAAAACCCGCCATAAGGCCAGCAATCCCGGCCCAAAACCGGGCACCTGCAAGAGTTCTTCGGGCCTTGCGTCCAGCGCCCCGCGAATGCTGCCAAACTTCTGTATCAGTTCCTTGGCGAGGGGCTTTGTGTCCTTGCGGGTCAACCCGTAGCCTAACAGCAGCTCCAGCACTTCATAATCCGCCACTGCTGTGGGTTCCAGTTCCAGTCTTTGCCGCAGCCGCTCACGATGCCCGAGGCTTGTGGGCGGGGTGGATGTTGGCTTTGCTGTCATAAAATAAGCAGTCTTGGAGGTTGCGCAAGGGGGCGGGCGGATAAAGGCGCATGCATCCCGCAAATCCTTTGCCGTTTTTTACGTGAGCGAAAATGATAAATGCGGATCGCAGCGGAATCTGGGTCGCAATAACCGCATTTGCACCGCGCGAGGCTGGCGCGGCGATGTTCTGCCTGGCGGTTTGCGTCAGGCGCGGGTGCGGCCTGCGGCAAACAGGTCTGTCATGCGGGCCGCGAGATAGTCCAGGCTCTGGCTTGGTGATCTGCGGCCGCTCTTTACCTGCAACTCCGCATCCATAACAGTGGACATGCACTCCGCAAGCACTGCTGGGCCGAGCCGGGTTGCCAACTGTTTTTTGAAGGCAGCCTCGTTGGGATGCACGCGCACCTTTTCGCCCGCCCATAGTTGCCAGAGCAGGCGTAACTCCCGCGCCAGCAGGGCCAGCAAAGAAAACAGCAGGCTGTCGCCGTCCTGACTGCGCGAAAGTTCCTTCCACACGGCGGTGAGGTTGCCCGCCTCCATGTGCCGGATGCAGTCAAAGACGTTGCACTCTGGGTTCCAAGAAGCCGTGGCGGTCATGGCCAGAGTAATGGTGCCCTGGTCGGGAACCTGATCCGCCCCGTGAGAATCTGCCTGTGATTTCTCC contains:
- a CDS encoding JAB domain-containing protein, giving the protein MTAKPTSTPPTSLGHRERLRQRLELEPTAVADYEVLELLLGYGLTRKDTKPLAKELIQKFGSIRGALDARPEELLQVPGFGPGLLALWRVLGETRARYAAAELRQKEVLATPEAVARMAQARLGTSPHEECWLALVDRRNRLMAWERLRRGGIAEVSIYPRDVLEAALLRKASGIILVHNHPGGNPGPSQEDRLLTEELQRLAPRMGLRFLDHVIVTDGDCYSITQSQRI